A single genomic interval of Mucilaginibacter boryungensis harbors:
- a CDS encoding lysophospholipid acyltransferase family protein: MIIKGLSRIGVFFLYLISLLPFWILYTISDVLYVILYRIIGYRRGVVRENLANSFPEKTTIERQIIEKKYYRYLCDLIVETIKTLSISRKEVMRRMLPATIHTNQLVADIFAQGKSILGVAGHYGNWEFAALSCSMMTEEERIVVYKPLANQVFDQLFNKSRSKFGAETVAMKDILRKLVRIKDKRSFTVLLSDQTPVQESVQYFTNFLNQPTAIFLGVEKLAKTLNSAVVFCDIKCIERGYYTYNFIPLTLDPKNTAEYEITNMHVAHLEKTIREIPQYWLWSHKRWKFKPRNA; the protein is encoded by the coding sequence ATGATAATAAAAGGGCTTTCAAGAATAGGCGTATTCTTTTTGTACCTCATCTCCTTATTGCCCTTTTGGATATTATACACAATTTCTGATGTATTGTATGTGATTTTGTATCGCATTATTGGCTACCGCAGGGGGGTAGTGCGCGAAAACCTGGCAAATTCTTTTCCTGAAAAAACAACGATAGAGCGTCAGATCATAGAAAAAAAATATTACCGTTACCTGTGCGACCTGATAGTGGAAACTATTAAAACCCTTAGCATATCCAGGAAAGAAGTAATGCGGCGCATGCTGCCCGCCACCATACATACCAACCAGTTAGTGGCCGATATTTTTGCGCAGGGAAAAAGCATTTTGGGTGTAGCCGGGCATTATGGCAATTGGGAGTTCGCGGCGCTAAGTTGTAGTATGATGACGGAAGAAGAACGGATTGTAGTTTATAAACCGTTGGCTAACCAGGTGTTTGATCAATTATTTAACAAGTCCCGCTCAAAGTTTGGTGCCGAAACCGTGGCCATGAAAGATATATTACGCAAACTGGTAAGAATAAAAGATAAACGCAGTTTTACAGTCTTGCTTTCAGATCAAACGCCAGTGCAGGAATCCGTACAGTACTTTACCAATTTTTTAAATCAGCCTACGGCAATTTTTTTGGGTGTAGAAAAACTTGCAAAAACTTTAAATTCGGCTGTGGTATTTTGTGATATTAAATGTATTGAAAGGGGATACTATACTTATAATTTTATTCCGCTAACGCTTGATCCAAAAAACACAGCCGAATACGAGATCACTAACATGCATGTTGCCCATCTTGAAAAAACAATAAGAGAAATACCGCAATACTGGTTATGGAGCCACAAAAGATGGAAATTTAAGCCGAGAAACGCATAA
- a CDS encoding WbqC family protein yields the protein MTDKGAVFPMFYLPPVEYFACLNQHKQNILIEKEEHLIKQTYRNRANIYSPDGLLTLVVPVIKGSKVHTKMRDVRISYDFRWQRLHWMSLQACYRRSAYFEYYEDDFARFYEDKFEFLFDYNEVLLRMLLGMAKIKVDITFTDEYQPAYPDRADYRLSFNAKKESGFEQKSYFQVFEERQGFLKNLSIVDLLFNQGPQTINYL from the coding sequence ATGACGGATAAAGGCGCTGTTTTTCCAATGTTTTATCTCCCCCCTGTTGAATACTTTGCTTGTTTAAATCAGCATAAGCAAAATATCCTGATAGAGAAAGAAGAACACCTGATAAAACAAACGTATCGTAACCGGGCCAATATCTATTCACCCGATGGCTTGCTTACCCTTGTGGTGCCGGTAATTAAGGGTTCAAAAGTGCACACCAAAATGCGCGATGTGCGTATCAGTTATGATTTTCGCTGGCAGCGATTGCATTGGATGAGCCTGCAGGCCTGTTATCGCCGGTCGGCTTACTTTGAATATTATGAGGATGACTTTGCCCGTTTTTACGAGGATAAGTTTGAGTTTCTTTTTGACTATAATGAGGTTTTATTACGCATGCTGTTAGGTATGGCCAAAATAAAAGTCGATATTACATTTACAGATGAGTACCAGCCGGCTTACCCCGACCGCGCTGATTACCGTTTAAGTTTCAATGCTAAAAAAGAAAGCGGCTTTGAACAAAAGTCTTACTTCCAGGTTTTTGAAGAGCGACAAGGCTTTTTAAAGAACCTGAGCATTGTTGACCTGCTGTTTAACCAGGGGCCGCAAACCATAAATTACCTGTAA
- the corA gene encoding magnesium/cobalt transporter CorA, with the protein MDSKRKPRIKLTLKKRLGNVGDSPGMIHIAEDAMKPQINIFSYNEKELVTSKGTNIDVILEQFKTCDKHYHWIQINGLGDKKLIESIGEHLKINPLVLEDITSSHQRPKFEEYDDYVFAVSRIMRLNGDNELENTQFSAIVKKHLIISFEEDHEERFEAVKARLKGGKGAIRTAGPGYMCYALTDTIIDQYFVILACIGDNLDGVEDQLYLKADKSIMYNAQHLKRSLIVMRRASWPERDKVNDMIRTDSPLITAEVKTFLRDAYDHCIQIMDLIESYKEITSSIIDLYLSMVSNRMNEIMKVLTIISVIFIPLTFIAGIYGMNFSRIGADGKTVIPDNMPELYWNHGYVYAWALMLLIAGVQLYIFWKKGWFNRL; encoded by the coding sequence ATGGATAGTAAAAGAAAACCCCGCATTAAATTAACGCTTAAAAAACGACTGGGCAATGTAGGCGATAGCCCCGGTATGATCCATATTGCCGAGGATGCCATGAAGCCCCAGATCAATATCTTTTCGTATAACGAGAAGGAATTGGTAACCTCGAAAGGAACTAATATTGATGTGATACTGGAACAGTTTAAAACTTGCGATAAGCATTATCACTGGATACAGATAAACGGGCTGGGCGATAAAAAACTGATAGAATCCATTGGCGAACACCTGAAGATCAACCCGCTGGTTTTAGAAGATATTACCAGCAGCCATCAAAGGCCAAAGTTTGAGGAATATGACGATTATGTTTTCGCGGTAAGCCGGATTATGCGCCTTAACGGCGATAACGAACTTGAAAATACTCAATTTTCAGCCATTGTAAAAAAGCATCTTATCATTAGTTTTGAGGAAGACCACGAAGAACGCTTTGAAGCTGTAAAAGCCCGTTTAAAAGGCGGCAAAGGCGCTATCCGTACCGCGGGCCCGGGCTATATGTGCTATGCCTTAACCGATACTATCATCGATCAGTATTTTGTGATACTGGCCTGTATTGGTGATAATTTGGATGGTGTGGAAGATCAGCTATACCTAAAGGCCGATAAAAGCATTATGTATAATGCCCAGCACCTTAAGCGGTCGCTTATTGTAATGCGGCGTGCCAGCTGGCCCGAACGCGATAAGGTAAACGATATGATCCGCACGGACAGTCCGCTGATAACCGCCGAAGTTAAGACCTTCCTGCGCGATGCTTACGACCACTGCATCCAGATTATGGACTTGATAGAAAGTTACAAGGAAATTACCTCCAGTATTATCGATCTGTACCTGTCTATGGTAAGCAACCGCATGAATGAAATTATGAAGGTGCTGACAATTATCTCGGTTATATTTATTCCGTTGACTTTCATCGCCGGTATTTATGGCATGAACTTTTCCCGCATCGGTGCCGATGGTAAAACTGTCATTCCCGATAACATGCCCGAACTTTACTGGAACCATGGCTACGTTTATGCCTGGGCATTAATGCTGTTAATTGCAGGTGTGCAGTTGTATATATTTTGGAAAAAGGGTTGGTTTAACAGGTTGTAA
- the msrA gene encoding peptide-methionine (S)-S-oxide reductase MsrA: MKKLSIYLLAVLFIGCANAQNKRGDMDMARLPKPAPGEAVATFAGGCFWASSEVFSELKGVNKVVAGYAGGKTANPTYEEVCTETTGHAESAQVYYDPKVISYETLVKAFFSFHDPTTLNRQGPDEGASYRSVAFYRTPEEKKILEDAVKEVNASKHYSSPVVTQIVPFKTFYAAENYHQGYYKEHPDRAYIVSVSEPKVMKMRKAMKSYLKPEYQK; the protein is encoded by the coding sequence ATGAAAAAATTAAGTATATACCTGTTGGCTGTCCTGTTTATAGGCTGCGCCAACGCGCAAAACAAACGCGGTGATATGGATATGGCCAGGTTACCTAAACCAGCCCCCGGCGAAGCGGTAGCCACCTTTGCAGGCGGTTGTTTTTGGGCCAGTAGCGAAGTGTTTTCTGAATTGAAGGGCGTGAACAAGGTGGTGGCTGGTTATGCCGGCGGGAAAACTGCAAACCCAACTTACGAGGAAGTTTGTACCGAAACTACCGGACATGCCGAGTCTGCACAGGTTTACTATGACCCCAAGGTGATCAGTTATGAAACTTTGGTTAAGGCGTTCTTTAGCTTTCACGACCCTACTACCTTGAACAGGCAGGGGCCCGATGAAGGCGCTAGTTACCGTTCGGTAGCCTTTTATCGCACACCCGAGGAAAAGAAGATATTAGAAGATGCCGTTAAGGAAGTGAATGCCTCTAAGCATTACAGCAGCCCGGTTGTAACTCAAATTGTACCTTTCAAAACATTTTATGCGGCCGAGAATTATCACCAGGGATATTATAAAGAGCATCCCGACAGGGCGTATATCGTATCGGTTTCTGAACCTAAGGTGATGAAGATGCGCAAGGCGATGAAAAGTTATTTAAAACCTGAGTATCAGAAGTAA
- a CDS encoding NAD(P)/FAD-dependent oxidoreductase, with product MDLLNTTAGVPRIVIIGAGFGGIQVAKNLKNTPVEVVLLDKHNYHTFQPLLYQVAMGALEGDSIAFPVRRIFAGQKNFTFLMAAVQKINPEANTLHTNIGDIKYDYLVVATGANTNFFGSEEIEHHAMPMKNLPEALNLRALILQNLEKALITTDKEERQALLTFVVVGGGPTGVELSGALAEMRMHILCKDYPGLCLDDMKVLLAEGKPELLAAMSEGASCKAKQFLIDRGVVVKNSVHVEHYDGLTLTIDDGTVMKTRNVFWAAGVRGEVPEGMTLAPLTRGTRVKTDDISRVDGYHNIFAIGDVAAMITPELPEGLPGVAPVAMQQGKHLAKNLLRIIKGEAAVPFKYFDKGTMATVGRNRAVADIGRLHFQGFFAWLLWMFVHLLSLAGFSNKLIVFFSWAINYFNKDSDNRLIVRGFDTVKMQVEDV from the coding sequence ATGGATCTTTTAAATACCACTGCCGGCGTGCCCCGCATTGTAATAATAGGGGCAGGGTTTGGCGGTATACAAGTAGCAAAAAATCTTAAAAACACACCAGTTGAAGTTGTTTTGCTGGATAAACATAACTATCACACCTTTCAGCCATTGCTTTACCAGGTGGCTATGGGCGCTTTAGAGGGTGATTCTATCGCTTTCCCCGTACGTCGCATTTTTGCCGGGCAAAAGAATTTCACTTTTCTGATGGCCGCGGTACAAAAAATAAATCCGGAAGCCAACACGCTGCATACGAATATCGGGGACATTAAATACGATTACCTGGTAGTTGCAACCGGTGCTAATACCAATTTTTTCGGAAGTGAGGAAATTGAACACCATGCGATGCCTATGAAAAACCTGCCCGAAGCGCTGAACCTGCGGGCCCTTATCCTGCAAAACCTTGAAAAGGCGCTAATAACTACCGACAAGGAAGAAAGACAAGCCCTATTAACCTTTGTGGTGGTAGGTGGCGGCCCAACAGGGGTTGAACTATCCGGCGCTTTGGCCGAAATGAGGATGCATATTTTATGCAAGGATTATCCTGGTTTGTGTTTAGATGATATGAAAGTTTTGCTGGCCGAGGGTAAACCCGAATTGCTGGCCGCCATGTCTGAAGGGGCATCCTGCAAAGCAAAACAGTTTTTAATTGATAGGGGCGTTGTGGTTAAAAATAGCGTCCATGTGGAGCATTACGACGGCTTGACCCTTACTATTGATGACGGTACCGTAATGAAAACACGCAATGTTTTCTGGGCAGCAGGGGTAAGGGGAGAAGTGCCGGAAGGGATGACTTTAGCCCCCCTTACACGTGGTACCCGCGTAAAAACGGATGACATTAGCAGGGTAGATGGCTACCACAATATATTTGCTATAGGCGATGTAGCCGCGATGATTACACCGGAGTTGCCCGAAGGCTTGCCCGGCGTAGCGCCGGTAGCTATGCAACAAGGTAAACACCTGGCAAAAAACCTGTTAAGAATAATTAAGGGCGAAGCGGCTGTGCCCTTTAAATATTTTGATAAAGGTACCATGGCAACTGTAGGCCGTAACAGGGCGGTAGCAGATATTGGCCGGTTGCATTTTCAGGGCTTTTTTGCCTGGTTGTTATGGATGTTTGTCCATTTATTATCCCTTGCGGGTTTTAGTAATAAGCTGATCGTGTTTTTTAGCTGGGCCATTAACTATTTTAATAAAGATAGTGATAACCGGTTGATCGTCCGTGGCTTTGACACGGTGAAAATGCAGGTAGAGGATGTCTAA
- a CDS encoding alpha/beta fold hydrolase codes for MKFQYPLFILLFLTIASKAQIRNVNSQTDGKYVHVNGAKLWVVTVGEGDPIIFIAGGPGNSHLGLRSFDPLAQNHHQLIYFDAFGRGKSDTAALVSEYTLARDIEDIEGLRKALKLDKISVLGHSYGGVVAQGYAVKYPQHLSHLILANTFHSFVMWQENDDNSNHEIKTNYPEVWNELMKIREKGAVSSDAKHQEIYSRVPYGFLYAYNPARFEGKGGDDYPNLNNTKLYYQMVGKDGDFIVGGDIGTFDYRKQLKDLKMPVLIIGGRYDRVAVPWMMVKFKQYCPQAEFVMFEHSGHNPQVEEPNREFSVINAFLAR; via the coding sequence ATGAAATTCCAATACCCCTTATTTATCCTGCTTTTTTTAACTATTGCGTCTAAAGCCCAGATACGAAATGTAAACAGCCAGACCGACGGCAAATATGTACATGTTAACGGCGCCAAACTTTGGGTGGTAACCGTTGGCGAAGGCGATCCTATTATATTTATTGCCGGTGGCCCGGGAAACTCGCACCTTGGCCTGCGCAGTTTCGATCCGCTGGCACAAAACCATCATCAACTGATTTATTTTGACGCCTTTGGCCGTGGAAAGTCGGACACCGCGGCTTTGGTAAGTGAATATACCCTGGCGCGTGATATTGAGGACATTGAGGGGTTGCGTAAAGCACTTAAATTAGACAAGATCAGCGTTTTGGGCCACTCATACGGTGGTGTAGTGGCACAGGGTTACGCGGTTAAATACCCCCAGCACCTGAGTCACTTAATATTGGCTAATACCTTTCACAGTTTTGTAATGTGGCAGGAGAATGATGATAATTCAAACCACGAGATAAAGACCAACTATCCCGAAGTTTGGAACGAACTAATGAAGATCAGGGAAAAAGGCGCGGTTTCCAGCGATGCCAAACACCAGGAGATCTATAGCCGCGTTCCTTACGGCTTTTTATATGCCTATAACCCGGCCAGGTTTGAAGGCAAAGGAGGCGATGATTACCCTAATCTCAACAACACCAAATTATACTACCAGATGGTAGGTAAAGACGGCGACTTTATAGTAGGTGGCGATATCGGCACTTTCGATTACCGTAAGCAATTAAAAGACCTGAAAATGCCAGTACTAATTATAGGCGGGCGTTATGACCGTGTAGCCGTGCCCTGGATGATGGTAAAGTTTAAACAATATTGCCCGCAAGCCGAATTTGTGATGTTTGAGCACTCGGGCCATAACCCGCAGGTGGAAGAACCTAACCGCGAGTTTTCGGTTATTAATGCTTTTTTGGCGAGATAG
- the argB gene encoding acetylglutamate kinase: MQSLYIIKIGGNVIDNSESLHKFLEDFTALKGYKILVHGGGKVATQLSETLGIEAKLVDGRRITDIETLRVVTMVYGGLINKNIVAQLQRYGSNAIGLTGADGNLIKAKKRPIKTIDYGFVGDLDDNSVNANGISSLLEAGFTPVFSALTHDGDGQLLNTNADTIASALAVAMSGLYSTTLIYCFEKKGVLQDIDDEDSLIRDINPERYDELKAAGIIHSGMLPKLDNAFSAIDFGVQAVIIGHANDLNKLNDEASFGTRLSK; encoded by the coding sequence ATGCAATCGCTGTACATCATAAAAATTGGCGGAAACGTTATAGATAATTCTGAAAGCCTGCACAAGTTTTTGGAAGACTTTACTGCGCTTAAAGGTTACAAGATATTAGTTCATGGCGGTGGCAAAGTAGCTACACAACTATCTGAAACTTTAGGCATTGAAGCCAAACTGGTAGATGGCAGGCGTATAACGGATATTGAAACCCTGCGCGTGGTTACCATGGTTTACGGTGGTTTGATCAATAAAAACATTGTGGCACAGTTACAACGCTATGGCAGTAATGCTATTGGCTTAACCGGTGCCGATGGTAACCTGATAAAAGCTAAAAAACGTCCCATAAAAACAATTGATTATGGCTTTGTGGGCGATTTGGATGATAATTCGGTTAATGCTAACGGTATCAGCAGCTTGCTGGAAGCCGGCTTCACCCCTGTTTTTAGCGCACTGACACATGATGGCGACGGGCAATTGCTGAACACTAACGCCGATACTATAGCATCAGCCCTGGCGGTTGCTATGTCGGGTTTATATAGTACCACACTGATCTATTGCTTTGAAAAGAAAGGCGTATTGCAGGATATTGATGATGAGGATTCATTGATACGTGATATTAATCCGGAGCGTTATGATGAACTGAAGGCAGCCGGGATAATCCACAGTGGCATGCTGCCTAAGCTGGATAATGCCTTTAGTGCCATTGATTTTGGTGTACAGGCAGTAATTATCGGTCATGCTAATGATTTGAACAAACTAAATGATGAAGCTTCATTTGGTACACGATTAAGTAAATAA
- the proC gene encoding pyrroline-5-carboxylate reductase, protein MSTKHIAILGSGNIGLSLAKGLVKAEIYNPAQITLTRRNIAALVPLKDAGYQTTGNNAEAVNNATIIVLAILPQQLNKLLDEIKPSIDPAKHLLISVVSGVSCQDIRKHLGLDVQVVRAMPNTAIAIGQSMTCIATDTASDDNIKLVTSLFDTVGVSIRINEELMTSATALCACGIAFFLRSIRAASQGGTEIGFHAHDALKMAAQTAKGAADLLLQLASHPEQEIDKVTSPKGCTIAGLNEMEHNGFSSAMIKGIKTSAEKAGVLYKES, encoded by the coding sequence ATGAGCACAAAACATATAGCCATTTTAGGCAGCGGAAACATTGGGCTTTCATTAGCCAAAGGATTGGTTAAAGCAGAAATTTACAACCCTGCCCAAATAACCCTGACGCGCCGCAATATAGCCGCCCTTGTACCTTTAAAAGATGCAGGCTACCAAACCACCGGCAATAATGCAGAAGCGGTTAACAATGCTACAATAATAGTATTAGCCATATTGCCCCAGCAATTAAACAAGCTGCTTGATGAGATCAAACCGTCAATTGACCCGGCAAAGCATTTACTGATCTCGGTAGTATCGGGCGTAAGCTGCCAGGATATCCGTAAGCATTTAGGTTTAGATGTACAAGTGGTGCGTGCAATGCCTAATACAGCAATCGCCATTGGGCAGTCCATGACTTGCATTGCCACCGATACCGCGTCTGACGATAACATCAAATTGGTTACTTCGTTGTTTGATACTGTGGGTGTAAGTATCCGTATTAACGAGGAACTGATGACATCGGCTACGGCTTTATGCGCTTGCGGCATTGCATTTTTCCTGCGTTCTATCCGCGCGGCATCACAAGGCGGTACTGAAATTGGTTTCCACGCGCACGATGCTTTAAAGATGGCTGCCCAAACTGCCAAGGGTGCTGCCGACCTGCTACTGCAACTTGCATCGCACCCGGAGCAGGAGATTGATAAAGTGACATCGCCAAAAGGCTGTACCATTGCGGGCTTAAATGAGATGGAGCATAACGGTTTTAGCTCGGCCATGATCAAAGGCATCAAAACATCAGCTGAAAAAGCAGGCGTGTTATATAAAGAATCCTAA
- a CDS encoding aspartate kinase, whose protein sequence is MFTVEKIGGTSMSALKDVINNIILYNRTGDELYNRIFVVSAFSGVTNILLENKKTGEPGVYHRLAQHQDFHKPLKDLVTKLKEINTQYVELGLNLKVADEFIENHVHEAQKYLENLSNILASGYVSKDGILQAAREILASIGESHSAFNFTNILQNMGINATLVDLSGLHDHRSFTIDQRIKDAFKDIELEKTICIVTGYVKGTEGIMREFDRGYSEVTFSKIAEELKPAEAIIHKEYHLSTADPGIVGIKNCIPVGNTNYDIADQLADVGMEAIHPKASKPLEINGINLRIKNTFEPAHSGTLITKDFICETKRVEVITGTDKLILIDVYDPLMVSNVGSDLKIMQIFFDHNVSYIFKATSANSISIVIWERDFDKKLIRELEENFEKVTVEKTAMVCMLGTNMDQPGLLARAAAALTDAGINIQSAGFALRKVNIQFLVAREHFKSAVIALNKAMSDNK, encoded by the coding sequence ATGTTCACAGTAGAGAAAATAGGCGGCACATCCATGAGTGCCCTGAAAGACGTAATTAATAACATTATCCTATATAACCGTACCGGCGATGAGTTATACAACCGCATTTTTGTGGTTTCGGCATTCTCGGGTGTTACTAATATCCTGTTAGAAAATAAGAAGACCGGAGAACCGGGTGTGTACCACCGCCTGGCCCAGCACCAGGATTTCCATAAACCGCTGAAAGACCTGGTAACTAAACTTAAAGAGATCAACACACAATACGTTGAGCTGGGTTTAAATTTGAAGGTAGCTGATGAATTTATTGAAAACCATGTGCATGAAGCACAAAAATACCTGGAAAACCTATCTAACATACTGGCATCGGGTTATGTAAGTAAGGATGGTATTTTACAGGCAGCGCGGGAAATATTAGCATCTATAGGTGAAAGTCATTCGGCTTTCAACTTCACCAATATTTTGCAGAACATGGGTATTAATGCCACCCTTGTTGATCTGAGCGGGTTGCACGACCATCGCTCGTTCACCATAGACCAGCGTATCAAAGATGCCTTCAAGGATATTGAACTGGAAAAAACTATTTGCATTGTAACAGGCTATGTAAAAGGCACCGAAGGTATTATGCGCGAGTTCGACCGTGGCTATAGCGAAGTTACGTTCAGCAAAATAGCTGAAGAACTGAAACCTGCGGAAGCCATTATCCATAAAGAATACCACCTTTCAACAGCCGATCCGGGGATTGTAGGGATAAAAAACTGTATCCCTGTAGGTAACACCAACTATGATATTGCCGATCAGTTAGCCGATGTGGGCATGGAAGCGATCCACCCCAAGGCCTCAAAACCTTTAGAGATAAATGGCATTAACCTGCGCATTAAAAACACTTTTGAGCCGGCACACTCAGGCACGCTTATTACCAAAGATTTTATTTGTGAGACCAAGCGTGTAGAAGTAATTACCGGCACTGACAAATTGATCCTGATCGATGTATACGATCCATTAATGGTGAGCAATGTTGGTTCGGATTTGAAAATTATGCAGATATTTTTCGATCATAACGTTAGTTATATATTTAAAGCAACCAGCGCGAACAGTATCTCTATAGTAATTTGGGAACGTGATTTTGATAAAAAGCTTATCCGGGAACTGGAAGAGAACTTTGAAAAGGTAACTGTTGAGAAAACCGCCATGGTGTGTATGTTAGGCACCAATATGGATCAGCCGGGTTTATTAGCCCGTGCCGCTGCAGCTTTAACAGATGCGGGTATTAATATCCAAAGTGCGGGTTTTGCTTTGCGCAAGGTAAATATTCAGTTTTTGGTAGCACGCGAACATTTTAAAAGCGCGGTAATAGCCTTGAACAAAGCAATGTCTGATAATAAATAA
- a CDS encoding response regulator → MSPITITDQPKKSIAIFDDDEDILSICSYILTEQGWSVHTFNNCNHILDKLAPVHPTVIFMDNWIPDKGGVVATQILKNSPRFQNIPVIYFSANADIELLAQNAGADAYLAKPFNLEELAEVIDRVQAAVK, encoded by the coding sequence ATGTCTCCAATAACCATTACCGATCAACCCAAAAAAAGCATTGCCATTTTTGATGATGATGAAGATATTCTGTCGATCTGTTCTTATATTCTGACTGAACAGGGTTGGAGTGTCCACACTTTTAATAATTGCAACCATATTTTGGATAAGCTCGCTCCGGTGCACCCTACTGTTATCTTTATGGATAATTGGATACCAGATAAGGGAGGGGTGGTTGCAACTCAAATATTAAAAAATTCTCCCCGCTTCCAAAACATACCGGTGATCTACTTTTCGGCAAATGCAGATATTGAATTATTAGCGCAAAATGCTGGAGCTGATGCTTACCTGGCTAAACCTTTTAATCTTGAAGAACTGGCAGAGGTGATTGACCGGGTACAAGCAGCAGTAAAATGA
- a CDS encoding hybrid sensor histidine kinase/response regulator, which yields MQEEPVIKILLVDDNENNLLSMEVVLEKEKYAFYKATSGREALRILLKEEDFSLILLDVKMPIMDGYETAALIYQRDKLRHIPIIFITAHDYEEAAIFKGYEAGAVDFIRKPFNPEMLRSKVTVFTDLYRKNQLLQRQEEKLQAINQDLIQLNQGLEQRVLERTIELEGLNQELKELNLSKDKFLSVISHDLRNPLTSLLASSENLSRDAEKLKPEQIKMFADIINRTSHKILDQLNELVEWAKEQREKTSFTPQDLNLQQFVNESLDLLRENARQKEIMLENLVDDDLFIHADALMFRSVLQNLVTNAIKYTPAGGGKVVVTAVPMEGMIEICIRDNGIGMSGPTREMLFGQASAASLLGTSKEKGTGLGLLLVKDFVATHGGTIRVESELNEGTCFLFTMPKNKQIVSV from the coding sequence ATGCAAGAAGAACCTGTAATTAAGATACTGCTGGTTGATGATAACGAAAACAACCTGCTATCCATGGAAGTGGTGCTGGAGAAAGAGAAATATGCTTTTTATAAAGCTACTTCTGGCCGTGAAGCGCTGCGGATATTGTTAAAAGAGGAAGATTTTTCGCTCATTCTATTGGATGTTAAAATGCCAATAATGGACGGGTATGAAACTGCCGCTTTAATTTACCAGCGGGATAAGTTACGTCACATCCCTATTATTTTTATTACCGCACACGACTATGAAGAGGCCGCCATCTTCAAAGGGTATGAAGCAGGTGCGGTAGATTTTATTCGGAAACCTTTTAATCCGGAAATGCTGCGGTCAAAAGTGACTGTTTTTACGGATCTATACCGCAAGAACCAACTATTACAGCGTCAGGAAGAAAAGCTACAGGCAATAAATCAGGACCTGATACAACTGAACCAGGGCCTTGAACAGCGCGTGCTTGAACGTACGATTGAACTGGAAGGGCTAAATCAGGAGCTAAAGGAACTGAATTTATCTAAGGATAAATTCTTGTCGGTAATTTCTCACGACCTGCGCAATCCGCTTACCTCGTTGCTGGCTTCATCTGAAAACTTATCCCGTGATGCTGAAAAACTAAAGCCCGAGCAAATAAAAATGTTCGCTGATATTATTAACCGGACGTCGCATAAGATATTAGACCAATTAAATGAATTGGTGGAATGGGCTAAGGAACAGCGGGAAAAAACGAGTTTCACGCCCCAGGATCTTAATTTGCAGCAATTTGTAAACGAGTCGCTTGATCTGCTTCGGGAAAATGCACGTCAAAAAGAAATTATGCTTGAAAACCTGGTGGATGACGATCTTTTTATACATGCCGATGCGCTAATGTTTCGTTCGGTATTGCAAAACCTGGTCACCAACGCCATCAAATATACACCAGCCGGTGGCGGAAAAGTGGTTGTAACAGCAGTTCCAATGGAAGGGATGATCGAGATATGTATCCGGGATAATGGGATAGGCATGTCTGGGCCAACCAGGGAAATGCTGTTCGGCCAGGCCAGCGCTGCTTCTCTATTGGGCACAAGCAAAGAAAAAGGAACTGGCCTTGGCCTGCTATTAGTAAAAGATTTTGTGGCCACGCATGGCGGTACAATTAGGGTAGAAAGCGAACTTAATGAAGGCACCTGTTTCCTTTTCACAATGCCGAAAAATAAGCAAATCGTATCTGTTTAA